In Shewanella psychrotolerans, the genomic stretch GCTCTATTCAACGAGGGTGCAATTGCGCAATATGGCAGTGCTGAAACGCTTTATAGTCATCCATCAAATAAATATGTTGCTGAGTTTCTTGGCAAAGGAAATTATGTCGCTGCCACAGTAATTGATGAGATGACCGTCGCGACTCCAATAGGCGAAGCGAAAAGCTCGCAATCAATGGAGCTAGCTATAGGTTATCATGGCGAGCTACTTTTACGGCCAGAGCAGATAGCGATCACTGCTGATGAACAAGGCTTAGGACGTATTATTGAACGACGATTCTTAGGGAGTATTTGTCATTACCGAGTACAGGCCGATGATCATATTTTCGATATCAAGACGGCTCAGATCGGGCTTGAAGTCGGTCAAAGTGTTAGCTTTAAAATTCTGGAGCATGCCTTAGTTTTGTTTTAATGGTATCACGCTTAACACTTTTGTAACTGTATCTGGTCGTTAGGAGAAAAACACGTTAACCTGAACGGTTATATGGGTTTCATTTTAATGGTTTTTGGGTTATGTAATACTATTTACCGCTAAAGTTTCGGATAATATTGCCGAAGTTGAGACTGACAAAGGGTAGGGGTTATATGGATAGTCAGGTTATGCCACGTGAACAGTTGGGTGTGTGCGCAGAAGGTAATTTGCATAGTGTTTATTTAATGTTTAGCGCTAATGATGGCGTTGAATCTCAATTGCGTCCCTGTGTCGCAAACATTGCTCAATATATTTATGACTTATCAGATCAGTACGCTGATAGTGCATTTAATGGTTTTGTGGCTATTGGTGCTAATTATTGGGATAACTTGTATCCAATAGCCAGACCAGCGCAACTCAAACCCTTTCCTGCAATGAGCTCTGACAATCGAGATGCGCCAGCGCACGAATATGATCTTTTCGTTCATCTTCGATGTGATCGTTACGACATATTGCACTTGGTTGCTAATGAAGTGTGTCAGATGTTTGAGGACCTCGTTGAACTTGTTGATGAAGAGCGAGGTTTCCAATTTATGGATACTCGCGATCTTACAGGGTTTGTTGATGGCACTGAAAATCCTAAAGGCCGTCATCGTCAAGAAGTGGCTTTAGTTGGCGATGAAGATAGGCCATTTCGTTCAGGGAGTTATGTGCATGTACAAAAATACGCGCATAATTTAAGTAAGTGGCATAGATTACCGCTAAAGAAACAAGAAGATATCTTCGGCCGGACAAAGATCGACAACATTGAATACGCATCAGAAGAGAAAGCGTTAACTAGCCATACGAAACGAGTTAATCTTAAAGACAGTGATGGTAAGTCAATGGAGATTTTAAGGCAGAGTATGCCTTATGGGTCGATGAAAGAGCAGGGGTTAATGTTTATCTCTAATTGCCGTAATTCGGTGCATTTCGAAAAAATGCTGCATAGCATGATCCATGGTGACGGAGAGGGACATCATGACCACCTGATGCATTTTACTCAAGCACTAACAGGCTCCGCGTTTTTTGCGCCGTCATTGGACTTTATGGAAAGCGTCGTTGATTAACTACTGAATCTAAGCTGTTAGCTAACATAGAATAAAAAACACACCTTAAAGGTGTGTTTTTATTTAACCATTTTTTGTGCTCTAGCTTTTTAGAGGTAAAAAGCGCGTTAATCAACTTAAGTTAAACTGAGCTAGCAAGAGTAACGGCCTCTATTTAGTCAGCATAATTAAATAGTGATTTCACCGTGTCTAGCGTCTTATCTACTTCTTGAATATTAGAAGGACAGATAAAAATAGTGTCATCACCAGCAATAGTCCCCAAGATACCTTCGGGCTTACCTATTGAGTCGAGTAGTCTTGCAATTAACTGTGCTGCGCCTGGGCTGGTTCGAATCACAATCATTGATTGATTATGATCAACATCTAGAACTAAGTTTTTAAGTGGACTACCTGCCGTCGGCACCCCTAACTCTGCCGGCAAGCAATACACCATCTCTTGCTTCGCGTTACGAGTACGTACAGCGCCAAACTTACTCAGCATGCGAGAGACTTTAGATTGATTGATATTGCTATAGCCTTCAGCTTGAAGGGCGTTGACTATTTCACTTTGAGAGCCAAAACGCTCCTCTTTCAAAATAGCTTTAAAGGTCTTGATTAATTCGTCTTGACTCTTATTTGCTTGCATAATTTTATTATTCTTTATTCAAAAATCTGGCTCATTCTGAATAGAGTTAGTGCTGAAGTCAAGTGTTAATCGGAAAATGTGAATAAAAATTCACTTTTAACATTGTGGTGTATGAAGGGATGTGGAAAGATTTGTTGGCACACCGACTATACGTGATAGCAAGTGAAATAACAATTTAGAGCAGAAAAGTAAAATATCTGGCTACACGACTAACGGATAATTGAATTATTTATGTGATTGCAGTAATGTTGCGCCATCAGTGAATTATGATCTGCATCACAAATACCCAAGAATTGACGGAGATAACTATGAAAGTTGCTGTACTTGGTGCCGCTGGTGGTATCGGCCAGGCTCTTGCTCTACTACTTAAGACTCAATTGCCTGCTGGTTCGAAATTGTCCCTTTATGATATTGCGCCTGTAACACCTGGTGTTGCGGTTGATTTAAGCCATATCCCTACGGCGGTTGAAGTCAAAGGGTTTGCTGGTGAAGATCCTACTCCCGCACTAGA encodes the following:
- a CDS encoding Dyp-type peroxidase, which translates into the protein MDSQVMPREQLGVCAEGNLHSVYLMFSANDGVESQLRPCVANIAQYIYDLSDQYADSAFNGFVAIGANYWDNLYPIARPAQLKPFPAMSSDNRDAPAHEYDLFVHLRCDRYDILHLVANEVCQMFEDLVELVDEERGFQFMDTRDLTGFVDGTENPKGRHRQEVALVGDEDRPFRSGSYVHVQKYAHNLSKWHRLPLKKQEDIFGRTKIDNIEYASEEKALTSHTKRVNLKDSDGKSMEILRQSMPYGSMKEQGLMFISNCRNSVHFEKMLHSMIHGDGEGHHDHLMHFTQALTGSAFFAPSLDFMESVVD
- the argR gene encoding transcriptional regulator ArgR; its protein translation is MQANKSQDELIKTFKAILKEERFGSQSEIVNALQAEGYSNINQSKVSRMLSKFGAVRTRNAKQEMVYCLPAELGVPTAGSPLKNLVLDVDHNQSMIVIRTSPGAAQLIARLLDSIGKPEGILGTIAGDDTIFICPSNIQEVDKTLDTVKSLFNYAD